One region of Channa argus isolate prfri chromosome 20, Channa argus male v1.0, whole genome shotgun sequence genomic DNA includes:
- the LOC137106124 gene encoding alpha-tectorin-like isoform X1: MSRFLLEPDRMANQITLFVLFWGFIHGVTPQAGGPLYPISGTISTATDDGSSPVIALQRPFVYFGKTYNQIYVNNNGHLTFTSPLSTYTPERFPIHGSRDMIAPFWTDLDNRQNGRIYYNQYTSGSVLQQATQDINTYFPSINFNANWVFVATWHEVAYFPNSGTKTTVQAVLISGGHYSFLLLNYGIIATTTRNVQAGYDTINSVHYFSIPGSFTSSASGSNSNFRLSSNINVPGRWAFRTDSGSRGCTFNGQSLQQGDSFWSDSTCAQKCTCTSTGLQCVSQPCSFSQLCKPSSFQFSCQSVQRGLCTISGDPHYRTFDNRAFDFQGTCTYVLSEQCDGELPYYRVESKNEHRGSTRVSWTRLVKVYVYNETIELVKGHRGRVKVNGKFAGTPLYMYPGNGSLQVYESGFSIIVSSDFGLEVSYDTDHYVKISLPYTYQNATCGLCGDFNNDPRDDFRTRQGEVVTSDMVFGNSWQASGDDEPGCEAQCGGLDCTACTEDKTALYSNNDHCGILLNSSGPFASCHQRLPPQTFAENCVYDLCVGGGYQPILCQALNVYASQCQQNGIQLSSWRRPGFCEIPCPSNSHFESQGTGCPSTCVNPNSTVNCPLPPQESCICNSGYILSAGVCVPHAECGCSFEGQYYRSGETVILDEDCGRRCSCSYGVMTCQSYSCTPLESCSVEQGEKGCRPNSYATCLIRGSGSYHTFDGLTYTYPGACRLTLTKVMGLSTPPHFMVSAEKLPKGQQGFARVLKFEAEGTHVSIEMTGSSTVQVDGQLIRLPFSSASNRIQIYHSSIHSVILRTSFGVKVQIVWPHFVSITAPGVYNGSLGGLCGDYNGLPYDDFRTPNGVVVNSSQVFGDSWRDGSLSADCLDSVNNNSTTNYNSTEYCGVLIAPNGPFTQCWATVDPWQHMEICIEIIKTSRDPASALCEALRDYVLICQQKGIALRQWRNVTGCESTCPLKSHYELCGTSCPSTCPSLSFPFSCDTVCQEGCQCDGGFVLNGNQCVPPTSCGCYHQGRYHQGGERFWDGEQCESLCTCNGTTGSVHCIPSSCGPQETCRVVGGEFGCHPNPHGTCSASGDPHYITFDRKAYDFQGTCRYVLTTPCNTTDDLHQFSVEAKNEPLSGLRVSIPTEVFVNVWGYQVHISRQRYGVVQVNGVTRNLPIVLNGSHVSIYASGRRVFVNADFGLSVTYDGSSTVFVSVPANYRGRTCGLCGNFNGNPNDDFRTPSGAIVTSLDEFGTSWKVAGNYTCSDGCGSSCPQCTNDQPARAQCEVIQAADGPFSFCHEVVDPAPYFNDCVFDVCVSGNEAQDLLCRAIQSYASACQSANVRIYPWRQNTTCRLDCPVNSHYELCGTDCGHTCASSTDATCEHVCSEGCFCNEGFFRSGMRCVPVEDCGCQYDGFYYNAGESFWTEGCSQQCKCHAPNDLRCSAASCTPTQQCTIRNGQLGCFDSMSTCTVWGDPHYITFDGALAHFQGTCSYIITESVSHGTNDTWFQVAATNNHRGNNLVSFVSAVEIYLSNEPESVYVHIGPNKRVKINGSEVSLPTTAGSLAQVVRRGSNIVVDAVDLIVQFDGQSTLLVRIGQNHENRVTGMCGNFNNDPADDKVLPNGTLAQNDNDFGHSWKSPTSQPGCGSTDDEGVDGLDDCPFRLEYSELCSVITNTSGPFGACHLHFDPEPFFIACMFDLCLYTPANGMLCSAVSAYEETCLALGLNIPEWRPALHCAETDPCEQLDCTEYEWCGEKDGIYGCFCDEHHHRPNNESYDSSITCVSSSGTMSLSRCQLFEAGFHASALHLREHSCNGTLQDGQLVFHFNNEDKQCGTVLRSNGTHFIYENAIQGDVDPHEGLISREKSIHLEFSCEYPLAQALSMDVGINPLESIVRKKLPSGEGRYHLRMIPYEDPAFHSPLTRNRNLEMEIDQRLYIEMQTEGVDERQISTILDSCWATPFNDASYPVRWDLIIAECPNPADGTVELIQNGISTVARFSFRMFTFTNFSTIYLHCQVHLCLLRHNNCTAHCYPDYHTRVVRDISHHDTTAISLGPLELKPEERMMKQSSASALLTSMEILYISLLTVKILT, encoded by the exons ATGAGCAGATTTCTTTTGGAACCTGACAGAATGGCAAATCAGATCACGTTGTTTGTCCTGTTTTGGGGATTCATAC ATGGGGTGACTCCGCAGGCTGGTG GACCCCTGTACCCAATATCTGGAACCATAAGCACTGCAACAGATGATGGAAGTTCTCCAGTGATTGCACTGCAGCGCCCTTTTGTCTATTTTGGGAAGACATATAATCAAATTTAC gtcAACAACAATGGACACTTGACATTTACCAGTCCACTGAGTACATATACACCTGAAAGGTTCCCAATACATGGATCCAGAGACATGATAGCTCCATTCTGGACAGATTTGGACAACAGGCAAAACGGTCGGATCTACTACAACCAATATACCAGTGGCAGTGTTCTCCAGCAAGCTACGCAAGACATTAATACCTACTTTCCAAGCATTAACTTTAATGCCAACTGGGTCTTTGTTGCAACATGGCATGAAGTGGCTTACTTTCCAAATTCAGGAACA AAAACAACTGTCCAAGCTGTGTTGATCTCTGGAGGCCACTATTCATTTTTGTTGCTGAACTATGGGATAATAGCAACAACAACACGCAATGTTCAG GCTGGCTATGATACAATAAATTCTGTTCACTATTTCTCCATCCCTGGATCTTTCACAAGCTCTGCATCAGGCAGTAACTCAAATTTCCGCCTGAGCAGCAACATCAATGTACCTGGTCGCTGGGCCTTTCGGACCGACAGTGGATCAAGAGGCTGCACGTTTAATG GTCAGTCTTTGCAACAGGGTGACTCATTCTGGAGCGACAGCACCTGTGCACAGAAGTGCACTTGCACCTCTACAGGCCTGCAGTGTGTCAGCCAACCCTGCTCCTTTTCCCAACTCTGCAAGCCAAGTTCCTTCCAGTTTTCCTGCCAGTCGGTGCAGAGAGGCCTCTGCACAATAAGTGGGGATCCACATTACCGTACGTTTGACAACCGAGCATTTGACTTTCAGGGAACCTGCACTTATGTTCTGTCTGAGCAATGTGATGGTGAGCTGCCGTACTACAGAGTTGAAAGCAAGAACGAGCACCGGGGCAGTACACGTGTTTCCTGGACACGACTAGTCAAAGTTTATGTCTATAATGAAACTATTGAGCTTGTCAAGGGACATCGTGGTAGAGTGAAG GTTAATGGAAAATTTGCAGGCACTCCACTCTACATGTACCCAGGGAATGGTTCCTTACAAGTTTATGAGTCAGGATTTTCTATAATTGTCAGTTCTGACTTTGGCTTGGAGGTATCCTATGACACAGATCATTATGTCAAGATCAGTCTTCCCTACACTTACCAGAATGCAACATGTGGCCTGTGTGGAGACTTCAACAATGACCCCAGAGATGATTTTCGAACACGCCAAGGTGAGGTTGTGACCTCCGATATGGTTTTTGGAAACAGCTGGCAAGCATCAGGAGATGATGAACCTGGTTGCGAGGCACAGTGTGGAGGTCTGGACTGTACTGCCTGCACTGAAGATAAGACAGCTTTATACAGCAATAATGACCATTGTGGCATCCTCCTGAACAGTTCTGGACCATTTGCTTCTTGCCATCAACGACTTCCTCCACAGACCTTTGCAGAGAATTGTGTGTATGATCTCTGTGTAGGAGGAGGGTACCAGCCCATTCTGTGCCAAGCCCTAAATGTGTACGCAAGTCAGTGTCAACAGAATGGGATCCAACTGTCAAGTTGGAGGAGACCAGGCTTCTGTG AAATCCCCTGCCCTTCCAACAGCCACTTTGAGTCTCAAGGCACAGGATGTCCATCTACCTGTGTCAATCCCAATTCAACCGTCAACTGTCCTCTCCCTCCCCAGGAGAGCTGCATCTGCAATTCTGGCTACATCCTCAGTGCTGGGGTCTGTGTCCCCCATGCAGAATGTGGCTGCAGCTTTGAGGGTCAATATTACCGTTCCGGAGAAACTGTAATACTAGATGAGGACTGTGGGAGACGTTGCAGCTGCAGTTATGGCGTCATGACATGTCAGTCCTATAGCTGTACCCCACTTGAATCATGCAGTGTAGAGCAGGGAGAAAAAGGATGCAGACCTAACAGCTATGCAACATGTTTAATAAGGGGCTCAGGGTCATATCATACATTTGACGGACTGACATACACGTATCCTGGGGCATGTCGATTGACTCTTACCAAAGTGATGGGATTATCAACACCCCCGCACTTTATGGTTTCAGCAGAAAAATTACCAAAAGGCCAACAGGGTTTTGCCAGGGTGCTAAAGTTTGAAGCAGAGGGAACACATGTGTCAATTGAGATGACAGGTAGCAGCACAGTCCAG GTTGATGGTCAACTTATCAGACTACCATTCAGCTCAGCGTCCAACCGCATCCAAATCTACCACAGCAGCATTCACAGTGTCATCCTTCGCACCTCATTTGGTGTAAAAGTGCAGATAGTGTGGCCTCACTTTGTGAGTATCACTGCACCTGGAGTTTACAATGGTTCACTAGGTGGACTATGTGGTGACTATAATGGTCTGCCATATGATGACTTCCGCACACCCAATGGTGTTGTGGTCAACAGCTCTCAGGTCTTTGGGGACAGTTGGCGAGATGGCTCTCTCAGTGCAGACTGCTTGGACAGTGTAAACAATAATTCCACAACTAATTACAACTCCACTGAGTACTGTGGTGTCCTTATTGCTCCAAATGGGCCATTTACTCAATGTTGGGCTACTGTGGACCCATGGCAGCATATGGAAATATGTATAGAGATCATTAAAACCTCAAGGGATCCAGCATCAGCGCTTTGTGAGGCTCTACGAGATTATGTACTGATTTGTCAACAGAAGGGCATAGCACTAAGACAGTGGAGGAATGTAACTGGCTGTG aGTCGACCTGCCCTCTCAAAAGCCATTATGAACTCTGTGGAACTTCTTGTCCTTCAACCTGCCCTAgcctctctttccctttctcctgTGATACTGTGTGCCAGGAGGGTTGCCAGTGTGATGGGGGTTTTGTCCTCAATGGCAACCAGTGTGTGCCACCAACATCCTGTGGATGCTATCACCAAGGCCGTTATCATCAGGGGGGTGAACGGTTCTGGGATGGTGAGCAGTGTGAGAGCTTGTGTACCTGTAATGGCACAACCGGATCAGTCCACTGTATCCCCAGCTCCTGTGGTCCACAGGAAACCTGCCGTGTAGTTGGGGGTGAGTTTGGCTGCCATCCTAATCCTCATGGCACCTGCTCTGCCTCTGGAGACCCTCACTACATTACATTTGATCGCAAGGCCTATGACTTCCAGGGAACCTGCCGCTATGTTTTGACGACCCCTTGTAACACCACTGATGATCTCCACCAATTTTCAGTGGAAGCCAAGAATGAGCCATTGAGTGGCTTGCGAGTTTCAATCCCAACTGaagtttttgttaatgtgtggGGTTATCAAGTGCATATTTCAAGGCAAAGATATGGTGTGGTTCAA GTGAATGGAGTGACTAGAAATTTGCCTATTGTCCTCAATGGAAGTCATGTGTCTATTTATGCAAGTGGACGTCGTGTATTTGTCAATGCTGATTTTGGCTTGAGCGTCACCTATGATGGATCTAGTACAGTGTTTGTCTCTGTACCTGCAAATTACAG AGGAAGGACATGTGGACTTTGTGGAAACTTTAATGGAAATCCAAATGATGATTTTCGCACTCCTTCTGGAGCGATAGTCACCTCTCTTGATGAATTTGGAACTTCTTGGAAGGTGGCAGGAAACTACACCTGCAGTGATGGGTGTGGTTCTTCTTGCCCACAATGTACCAATGATCAACCTGCTAGAGCTCAGTGTGAGGTGATTCAAGCCGCTGATGGCCCCTTCAGCTTCTGCCATGAGGTGGTTGACCCAGCACCGTATTTCAATGATTGTGTCTTTGATGTATGTGTTTCGGGAAACGAGGCCCAAGATCTTCTGTGCAGGGCTATTCAATCATATGCTAGTGCCTGTCAGTCAGCTAATGTTCGTATCTACCCTTGGAGGCAAAACACAACTTGCA GACTTGACTGTCCAGTCAACAGCCATTATGAGCTGTGTGGTACCGACTGTGGCCACACCTGTGCTAGCAGCACTGACGCCACCTGTGAGCATGTTTGCTCAGAGGGATGTTTCTGTAATGAAGGTTTCTTCAGGAGTGGGATGAGATGTGTACCTGTGGAAGACTGTGGCTGCCAGTATGATGGCTTCTACTACAAT GCTGGTGAGTCCTTCTGGACAGAGGGCTGCTCCCAGCAATGTAAATGCCATGCTCCCAATGATCTGCGCTGCTCTGCTGCATCATGCACTCCTACACAACAGTGCACCATCAGAAATGGCCAGCTGGGCTGTTTTGATTCAATGTCTACTTGCACTGTGTGGGGGGACCCACACTACATTACCTTTGATGGAGCGCTGGCTCATTTCCAGGGCACATGCTCTTACATCATCACTGAGAGTGTGAGCCACGGCACCAATGATACCTGGTTTCAGGTAGCAGCCACCAATAATCACCGTGGCAACAACCTTGTctcctttgtgtcagcagtggaaATATACCTCTCAAATGAACCAGAGAGTGTGTATGTCCATATTGGGCCCAATAAAAGAGTAAAG ATAAATGGAAGTGAGGTGTCTCTTCCAACCACTGCAGGATCCTTAGCTCAGGTAGTAAGACGGGGAAGCAACATAGTGGTAGATGCTGTGGACCTGATAGTCCAGTTTGACGGCCAAAGCACCTTACTAGTTAGAATTGGGCAAAACCATGAAAACAGAGTCACTGGGATGTGCGGCAACTTTAACAATGATCCTGCAGATGATAAAGTCTTGCCAAATGGCACTTTGGCACAAAATGACAATGATTTTGGCCACAGTTGGAAGTCACCCACCAGCCAACCAGG ATGTGGATCCACAGATGATGAAGGTGTTGATGGATTAGATGACTGTCCCTTCAGACTAGAATACTCTGAGCTCTGTAGCGTCATCACCAACACTAGTGGACCATTTGGTGCTTGTCATCTGCACTTTGACCCCGAACCATTTTTCATTGCTTGTATGTTTGATCTGTGTCTGTACACTCCAGCCAATGGCATGTTGTGTTCAGCTGTATCAGCTTATGAGGAAACTTGCTTAGCTTTGGGGTTAAACATCCCTGAGTGGCGGCCAGCTTTGCACTGTG CTGAGACAGACCCCTGTGAACAGCTGGACTGCACAGAATATGAGTGGTGTGGTGAAAAGGACGGCATTTATGGATGCTTCTGTGATGAGCACCATCATAGGCCCAACAATGAAAGCTACG ACTCATCCATCACCTGTGTCAGTAGTTCAGGCACCATGTCTCTGTCACGCTGCCAACTGTTTGAAGCTGGATTCCATGCCAGTGCCCTACACCTCCGCGAACACTCCTGCAATGGGACTCTCCAGGATGGACAACTGGTGTTCCATTTTAACAACGAAGACAAGCAGTGTGGGACGGTTCTCAGG AGCAACGGGACCCACTTTATCTATGAGAATGCCATCCAAGGTGACGTAGACCCTCATGAGGGCCTCATTAGCCGCGAGAAGAGCATCCACCTGGAATTCTCCTGTGAATACCCTCTGGCCCAGGCCCTGTCTATGGATGTGGGCATCAACCCTTTAGAGAG CATTGTGAGGAAGAAGCTTCCATCTGGCGAGGGTCGCTATCATTTGAGAATGATCCCCTATGAGGACCCTGCCTTTCACTCCCCCCTGACCCGAAACAGAAACCTAGAAATGGAAATAGACCAGAGGTTGTACATTGAGATGCAGACAGAGGGAGTCGATGAAAGGCAGATTTCGACCATTCTGGACTCATGTTGGGCAACACCTTTTAATGATGCCAGCTACCCAGTCCGCTGGGATCTCATCATTGCAGA ATGTCCTAATCCAGCAGATGGCACAGTAGAGCTGATTCAGAATGGCATCTCCACTGTGGCCAGATTCTCCTTCAGGATGTTCACCTTTACCAACTTTTCAACCATCTACCTGCACTGCCAGGTCCACCTGTGTCTTCTGAGACACAACAACTGCACGGCT cactgTTACCCAGATTACCACACAAGAGTGGTGAGGGATATATCCCACCATGACACCACAGCCATCTCATTAGGACCACTTGAACTAAAACCAG AGGAACGCATGATGAAACAGAGCAGTGCTTCAGCCCTGCTGACCTCCATGGAGATCCTGTACATCAGTTTGCTGACTGTCAAAATTCTGACCTAA